The following proteins are co-located in the Malus sylvestris chromosome 13, drMalSylv7.2, whole genome shotgun sequence genome:
- the LOC126597242 gene encoding glucose-1-phosphate adenylyltransferase large subunit 3, chloroplastic/amyloplastic-like, with protein MAVSADHCRISLSAPSQWHRAAGAPGRNKRLVKFCSGEMMGKKLNLPQLQLGGGKTSRVGKHVCMSIAVDIAGEAKLGDIDIGKRNPRTVVAIILGGGAGTRLFPLTKRRAKPAVPIGGAYRLIDVPMSNCINSGINKVYILTQFNSASLNRHISRAYNFGSSTSFGDGYVEVLAATQTPGEAGQRWFQGTADAVRQFHWLFEDARSKDIEDVLILSGDHLYRMDYLDYVQNHRQSGADITISCLPMDDSRASDFGLMKIDKKGRVLSFSEKPKGDDLKAMAVDTTVLGLSVEEALKKPYIASMGVYVFKKEILLNLLRWRFPTANDFGSEIIPASAKEFFMKAYLFNDYWEDIGTIRSFFEANLALTEHPNKFSFYDAAKPMYTSRRNLPPSKIDNSKIVDSIISHGSFLTDSFIEHSVVGIRSRINSNVHLKDTVMLGADYYETDSERVTLLAEGRVPVGIGENTKIKDCIIDKNARIGKNVVIANSEGVQEADRSLEGFYIRSGITILLKNSTIVDGLVI; from the exons ATGGCCGTGTCAGCTGATCATTGCCGGATTTCGCTCTCCGCCCCCAGCCAATGGCACCGTGCGGCGGGAGCGCCGGGGAGGAACAAGAGGCTTGTGAAGTTTTGTAGTGGAGAGATGATGGGGAAGAAACTGAACCTGCCTCAGCTACAACTTGGAGGTGGTAAGACTAGTAGGGTTGGGAAGCATGTTTGCATGTCAATTGCTGTTGATATAGCTGGCGAGGCCAAA TTGGGGGACATAGATATTGGGAAGAGGAATCCACGGACGGTCGTTGCAATCATACTGGGAGGCGGAGCTGGTACTCGGCTTTTCCCACTCACCAAGAGGCGTGCAAAACCTGCT GTTCCAATAGGAGGAGCATACAGGCTGATTGATGTACCAATGAGTAACTGCATCAACAGTGGAATCAACAAAGTTTATATCCTCACTCAGTTCAACTCAGCATCACTCAACAGACACATTTCCAGAGCGTACAACTTTGGCAGCAGCACCTCCTTCGGGGACGGATATGTAGAG GTTCTAGCAGCTACTCAAACTCCCGGCGAGGCAGGGCAGAGGTGGTTCCAGGGTACTGCAGATGCCGTCAGACAGTTCCATTGGCTTTTTGAG GATGCAAGAAGCAAGGACATTGAGGATGTGCTGATTCTATCCGGAGATCATTTGTATCGAATGGACTACTTGGACTACGTTCAA AATCACAGGCAGAGCGGCGCAGATATTACCATTTCTTGTTTACCGATGGATGACAG CCGAGCCTCAGATTTCGGTCTGATGAAGATAGACAAGAAGGGAAGGGTCCTATCATTCAGCGAAAAGCCTAAGGGAGACGACCTGAAGGCAATG GCAGTAGATACGACCGTTTTGGGACTTTCGGTGGAGGAAGCTCTGAAGAAACCATACATTGCTTCCATGGGAGTGTATGTCTTCAAGAAGGAGATACTTCTGAATCTCTTAAG ATGGCGTTTTCCGACTGCAAATGACTTTGGATCAGAGATAATCCCTGCCTCAGCTAAGGAATTCTTCATGAAG GCTTATCTCTTCAATGATTACTGGGAAGACATTGGAACCATCCGATCCTTCTTCGAGGCCAACCTTGCCCTCACTGAGCAT CCAAATAAGTTTAGTTTCTACGATGCAGCAAAGCCGATGTATACTTCAAGAAGAAACTTGCCTCCATCGAAGATTGACAACAGCAAG ATTGTTGACTCCATCATATCGCATGGAAGTTTCTTAACTGACAGCTTCATAGAGCACAGCGTTGTCGGTATCAGATCGCGAATAAACTCGAACGTTCACTTGAAG GATACAGTTATGCTCGGTGCTGATTACTACGAAACCGATTCTGAGAGAGTGACGCTGTTAGCTGAAGGAAGAGTTCCCGTcggaattggagagaacacgaAAATCAA AGACTGCATCATCGACAAGAACGCAAGGATCGGGAAGAACGTTGTTATTGCAAACTCGGAG GGCGTGCAGGAAGCTGACAGATCGTTGGAAGGGTTCTACATCCGCTCTGGTATAACCATCCTATTGAAAAATTCGACCATTGTTGACGGACTTGTGATCTAA